The region TCTTCTTCCTGCCAGTCCTTGAAAATCTTAATAAATCGTTCTTCTTCTTCATCCTTAAATCCTTCAAAGACCACTTCGTCTATATTTTCTTCATTAAAATAATATACATTGTTGGGGTTCAATCTCTGCGGGTAAAAGCACCCTGAATAATCATACCAGATTCCCTCATCTTCAGTGCCCTCTGAAGGAAGAATAGGAGCTCTGTTCAGAATCATAATTTTACTCGTTCCTTCTCTCGGATATACAATTGATCCAATAGGTAACATCTTGATTCTCCCCCACCGATTTAATTTGCGTTTACAAAAGTCATCCAAACGTTAATCTTTTAGTAAAGCATTGTATCTTCTCGTTTTCTATATAACCATCTATTTCTTAACCTTTACAGTAGCATTTCCTTCTTTTACCGTTTTACGATTGATTAGTAAAAACACGAATAACAATAATGATACAATAATTAATACCATAACATTTCTAGATTGTAAATATACCAAAATGCCAAATATGTTAAAGCCTAAAAAAAATATATAACTCATCAATACATTTAAAAAGTGCTTAATAGAGCTTGGCCGAATCCATATTTTATTCTTGGGTAGCGCTTCAAGTACAATAACATCATTGAGTTTCCGTTTTTGGTTACAATTGGCGGAAAAATATAATAAACCAACCAATATTACAGCAAGAAGCAACAGCAATATATTGACCAATGGAGACATAGGAACGTTAAAGTAATCCATTAAGGGGGCTAAGGAGATACCGCCCGCATAGGAAATCCCTGCTATAGCGGTCATACCTGAAATACCTTTCCTTTCCATCTCTTCGGTCTGCAACTGTTCCACAAGAGCCTGGTCCTCAACTTTAAACACGCGATTTGGGAGCAACCAAAATAAAAATGGAAAAATAATCTTCCAAAAGGAACTCTCTATATCCATGATATAGGTTTCTCCGTCAATTATTAAAATCCGATATCGTTCATTGTTCACTAAATGTTTTATTTCACCTGTCATAAAATAATATCGTATCCTTTCTTTAACATCTGATGTTGTCTATCAGGAAAAAGGATTGATAGATACAATCACAGGATTCTTGAGTGCTTCTCCTGCAGCATCCATAAAGCTGTTTCCTCACTATCACAAATGCTGTTCCACATGTGTAGCTGCTTCTCCTTTTTGAAATAAAATGTAAAACTTGCTAAACCACCAACGTATTTTCCAGTATATTTCGCATACCTTGCATACTGAAAAAACTTTCCGGAGGTTCTTAAGGTATTTAATATTTTCTTGGTAAGCTTTGGATCCATTTTATTTAACAGATTAGTACCTTTCTCTGTTTTTATCAGTTCTTTTGCCAAATCCAGCTGATCATATCCATTTTTTTTAGGAAATCAGATGTTTCACATAATCGACAAGCATTGAAGGCATCCTTTTCACAACTGCTTTATGATCAACCAAATAATCTTCCAGCATATCGTAGCCTTTCAAGTACTCTATAAAACCGCCCAGGAATTTGACCCTTGTATCGCCTTCAATTATCGTTCCGAGTCCGGGTAAGACTGTCCCAACAAATATAAGAATCGTTGAGAAGAGCAATATAAGCCAATTACCATATTCAATATATGCTGCAGCTCCCATTACCCCCAATCCAAAACAAAAGAAATACATAAATGTAGCTAAAAAGACAAACTTAAACTGAGCAGGCATGATCCATAACTGGCCTTTAGATAATTGACTTAGATCGATTATTTGATACATCCTTTTTTTAAACATTCGGCTTAGAGAAAGGATCAGTAATATCATAAGAATAACAATAAATATCACAATAATTGCATTTATATAAATCGGAATATCAACGTCAAAATAATTCGCTATAGGGCTTAAACTGCTGGCAGCAATAGAGGCTAAGATCGCCCATAAAAATTGAGAAGAACCCACCTTTTCCTTTACAGTAGGAGCTGTTAATTCTTCTGCAATTTCTGGATCCTCCACTTTATACACGCGATTGGGAAGCAGCCAGTAGAAAAAAGGAAATAACAGCTTCCATAGGGATGCTCCACCCATATCCAAGATATAGTTCTCTCCTCTAATCGTCAGTATTCGATATCTTAAATTTTTGGTTGTGCGTCGTACGGTGCATTTCATTCAAAAATCCCCTTCCATACCGCTCCATAATTAACTAAACGGATTGATGGCATCAAGACCGCTTGCAATCGACTCACCTGGATTCTCAAAAAAATCACTTACAGCTTCTTTTCCACTACTCCACCACTCATTTATTTTCTGACCTGCTTTATCTAACCCAGTCTGGATACCAAATATATTATTATCGTATAAATATTCAAAGGTAAATGTTGCAACAAAGCTTACACCTATACCTGCGGCTGCAGCCCAACCAACTGGACTAGCACCCAACACTGCAGCATAAGCAGTAGTTCCATAACTAGCTAAACTTCCTCCTAAACTTGCTAGATTATGGGTCAAGGCTTCTCCTACTGTCTTACCATTGTCTCTATCGCCTTGATAGCCAAGATAGGCTCCCAGACCCGTAAGTGCCCAACCTCCCCATTTTACATAATCGGCATACTTATAAAACCCCTTTGATTGACTCAACACATCTTTTATTGCCTTAGAAGATTTCGGATCCGGTATATTTACAGCAGACCTTATTTCATCCTCATGTTTTATCAAATATTCAGCTATCTCTTTTTGATTATATCCTAATTTTTCGAGGAAAGTTTTTAAAGATCCTCTTGCTGCACTTGGCACACTATATAAATGGTATTAAATATTTATAACTTTGAACACAGCCGTTTTCTTACAGTTTCTAAGACTTTTTGGATATTCATCATAAATTCCTGTACCGCATTACGAATTTCATCAACCGTTGAATAAAAAACATTATGGATCACAGACTTTTTTAACCATCCCCAAAGTCCCTCAATGAGGTTTAATTGGGGGTTGTAGGGCGGAAGAAACATCAGCTGTAACTCTGGATGATCTTCCAAAAATGGTTGGATTAGCTTGGCATGATGGATTTTGGCGTTGTCCAGTACCATGACAATATTCTGGTTCGGATATTTTTCGACAACCTGCTTTAAAAAATCCAAAAAGACTTTAGCGTTATAGCGCTCTCTTTCAATACAAAAGGTTTCACCAGATTCATAATCCAGTGCACCAATTAATTTGACGCCATGATGTTTGCCTTAAGTTGGGACAATTTTTTGTCGACCTTTGGGAAACCATGTACAAGACAATGCCTGGTAGTCTCGGATCATACTCTCATCCTGGAACAAAATTCGATCAATTTCACCGTTCCTCATTTTTTTAATGGTTTCAAATTCTTCCTTGAACGCCTTTTGTTTTTCAGGGTCCGCCTTTTCTAGTGTATTATAGGTGGGTTTAGTGTAGCTGAAGCCAAGACGATGAAGTAATGTGCGAACACCTCGGTCTGAATAAGAAACGCGAAAATTTTGCTCAACCCAATATCGAATCAAAAATGACGTCCAATTCATCTCTGCAGGAAATCCTACGTCTGCAGGTTTGCTTTCGACAATTAGTTGGTATAGTTCTTGTTCCTGTTCTTCCGTTAATCTGCTCGGTCGCCCGGGAGATTGTCCAGGAGTTAACCCTTTTAACCCGTCGTTGCGATAGTCACGAACATAGTGGCATACTGTTGGCACCGTACATCCAATAAGGTCGCCAATTTCTTGATAAGTGTTCCCTTTAAGGTGCATTAAAATGGCTTGATAACGTTTGAAAAGCCGCAAATCCTTTGTATTGTGCATCGCATCTTTAACTTCTTGAACGGCTGGGTTAAAATCAGCTTTGTGGATTTTCATTTTGTCTACCTCAAACATGTTTAAATTCCTTTAATTCCATTTATATAGCTGCGCAATAACACGCGCATCTTCGGTGTCGTTTTTCGTTGGTGAGTTATCATCGACCTCTTTTAACTTCTTCACGTGCATCGGATTAACCAATACAAAATCATAGTCTTTAGCAACTAGATAATGGCCAGGCTCAGCCAGTAATGCCCTGTTGGCTTCACTCCAAAAACGACATGACTTTTTCGTTATTTTTCTGGAGCTTGACAGTCCAATCTAGTAGTTGTTGAAAACCGTGTATGCGATGTCAAAGATCAGTCTTTTGCCAAATTCGTACCCTCTATCATCCTGTGCACGCGCCACATGTTTATCCTTGGCAATATCAATTCCTACAATGATTTGCGATATTTTGCGATTTTGATTATAATTCATTTTGCTCCTGGTATTTTTAATTTCGGAGTCGATGCGCATCAACATCCTGTACTATACCAAGAGGGCTTATTTTTGTTAACCTCAAATTTCTTCGTTACAGGAATGCTCGCTCTATGGCTTCCGAAAGCCCATTCCCATAAATACCTTCAAGTAATGTAAAGTCTTCCATTAGAAAATTACCCTCTTGCCAGTCCTCTCTTTTAATTGTAATGTTTTATAGACTAATAAGTTATCAAAATGAAGTGATTTTTCCTCGATATTCATTTAATAACATCCTTTCTATCGATTCCCATTGGTTTTAGGTTTCCGTACTTGTCATAATTAAAGCTATCGAAGCGGTATTTACAGTAAAGTGTTACGAGTTGTTCTGGAAGTACAAAAAGCATAGCATATAATACTAAGATACAAAGTGACAGCATGAATATTGTTTGTATATCCATTAAGCCGAACGTCCTAACCAGAAATTGAATAATAAATAGCAATCCAATGCTTCCAGTAATTATCATAGGAAGATAAGATTTGATGCCAGCCTCAGTCCTTGATCTTATTTCATCTTTTTTCGATCCTTCTCTATATTGACCTTTTTTTAATAAAATATAGAATCTAATACAGGTTATAATAAAAATCAATACTCCAAACGATAAAGTTATAAAGGTAAACGCTAAAAGTGACTCTCTTGTTACACTGTAATTTTTTCCTATATAAAACAGCGCCATTGTATAAGGCAATATCCCAAACAAATTTTGAGACACGAATATTGTTATTAAGTATTGAACCTTCTGTCTGTTTAAATAGACTTTCGGGATTGCGTAAATAATTGATAGTAATATGAATATTATCGTGGTAACCAAATGGAATTTGAACATTGCTTCTTTATTCGGAAATTTCGAATCACCCCCGGCTGCAACGTATGCCAAAAAAAACATTAGAGCTTGAAGGAAAATTGATAAAATAAGCACGGATCCTAACGCCCCTGGCCTTTGCCTTCCTGATTCAAATGAACCTCGTAAAACTTTAAAATCATCCTCTTTTAATCTACTTAGCATATTTATATCTTTCCCCAATCTATCAACTGAACCATCCTTTTATTTTATGGAGCGCACCTTTTGCTCGATCCGTGATTGGATCCGTGATTGATTTTTTTGGGCCATTACCAAATGAAAATTTAAATTCCTTAATCCCCCAATTAGCTATCATTCCAACTTCAACCCCTATAGCTGTTCCAACACCCGGAATAAGTATAAGTGCTGTACCGGCAGCTGTAAATCCTGCATGAACTGCCCTACCCACCGCTGTATCAACTGCAGTACCAACAGTTATCCGCGAAGCAGCCTCACCTGTGCTTAATCCCTCGTCTTTGTCATCATGGTAATTACTATAATAATTTAACCCAGCACCAAATATACCAAGTGATTTTGAGGCTCCCTTATCCATATTGAGAATACCGCCACTTTTAACATTAACTGTGTCTTTCAAACTATCTCCTGCTCCTTTTACAGTTGCTTTCGCTATGGTTTTTGCTTTATCCCAATTTGTTGCTTTGTCGTTCCAATATTTCATCCCCTGATGTTTGCCAGTAACGTCTGTCCCTGTCTTGGAATAAACCTGTTTTCCCGTTTTTTATCGTAATAGTTAATTGCAGTTTTGGATGGCTTTCCGCCTTTTCGCTGCTTATTAAGGTTTCTTACAGCATTGTGGAAGTGGAGAGCTTTTTAATTATTTTTTTCGCCTTAGTGGTTTCATATAAATATAGCCTAGAAAAACAGTAGTTCCCAAACAACCCATAATTAACGGTTTTATACTAATAAAAAAATATATAATAAAGGTAACCACTGAAAACAGAGGGAGAGGATCATCATCCCCTGAATCGTCCATGTTGGTGACGAGAGCCTGGTACTATCAAATGAATTATTCTCCTAAAATTCTACGTTGGATTAGAAGTAGCGTGAACAAACACTTCCGATTCAATCTGCATGCTGTTCATTTTTTTACTTTTATATTATCCGTATCTACGGATCGCTTCAGAACGATTTTATTTTAAATATTCGTTAGTTGAATAACGGGATAGGCGAAATTCAACCTGAGTTTTTTTCCAGTTTTCCTTCTAATTGTTTATGAGCCTGACTTCGCTTTATTGGCCTTACTATCCAGACAGCTAACATAATAACCGCCCACATTCCGATGTTAATAAGGAACATTAATACACTTTGCGGCATAAAATATAGAAGGGCCACACTTAAAAAAATGAATAGAACTCAACTTTCGCAGCACAAATTAGGCAGGTACACCTTGATATAGTTAGGCAGACCTGCAGCCCAATGCTGTAGTTGACTTTTGATTAGTTTTTTAAATTTACTATTTGTCTTTTTTAGGGCATCTTCAAGAAGCTCGATTAATTGCTGTAGTGCCACAGCCCAATCAAGTTCCTTTACCTCATCACAGAGTTCATAAAACATACCGCCGAGTGTACGGTCGTCTGTACTGCATCGATTTTGCCAGGACAATAGGATATACCTTGTGAATACAATCGTTGTATGGGCGATAAGAGAGTCATATGATCTACCTTGAAACTCTTTTTGAAGTTTCAAAAGGGACTTCGTTGCCTTAAAGAAAACTTCAATATCCCACCGCATGCCATAAATGCGGATAATTTCTTGTTCGGTTAATGTACAATCTGTGCTCAAGATTGCCAGCCATTCGCTCTTCTTATTTCGATTGCGAATAAATACAATTTTCACATCCACCCCATTCTTCATTGTGGTATGAATGGAACGCAAAATGTTTTTATGATGTGCTGTAGGTTTAGCTAACCGATACAACTGTTTCAAACCAACCCAGTTGTCATTAACCAGGTATCTTTGGTTGGTATCTTTAACCATGCCAATAACGTCAACACCTTGTTCTACAATGGATCCTATAAGTGGCTGCTGTGTGAACCATGAATCCATTAAAACGTAGGATGCGTCAATACCTTTGGAGAATGCACGTTTGATCATTCCCGGTAATTGTTCTGGAGCTTTTTGTAAAGCTTCTTGTCGTCTTTTATAACCAGACGTACGCTTATCGATGCTTTCATTTATGCCGTTGATTACAGCCTTTTGAGAGCTCAACAACGAGAAATCAATTGGCATAAAAGTGGCGCCATCAGACCAACCAAGCGTGAGCATACGAAACCCTTTATAATAACGCATTTTTTGGGAAGCGTGAT is a window of Lentibacillus daqui DNA encoding:
- a CDS encoding DUF4176 domain-containing protein codes for the protein MLPIGSIVYPREGTSKIMILNRAPILPSEGTEDEGIWYDYSGCFYPQRLNPNNVYYFNEENIDEVVFEGFKDEEEERFIKIFKDWQEEEKPNIKKGMVSGPV
- a CDS encoding DUF443 family protein, encoding MKCTVRRTTKNLRYRILTIRGENYILDMGGASLWKLLFPFFYWLLPNRVYKVEDPEIAEELTAPTVKEKVGSSQFLWAILASIAASSLSPIANYFDVDIPIYINAIIVIFIVILMILLILSLSRMFKKRMYQIIDLSQLSKGQLWIMPAQFKFVFLATFMYFFCFGLGVMGAAAYIEYGNWLILLFSTILIFVGTVLPGLGTIIEGDTRVKFLGGFIEYLKGYDMLEDYLVDHKAVVKRMPSMLVDYVKHLIS
- a CDS encoding IS110 family transposase, with protein sequence MGLSSSRKITKKSCRFWSEANRALLAEPGHYLVAKDYDFVLVNPMHVKKLKEVDDNSPTKNDTEDARVIAQLYKWN
- a CDS encoding DUF443 family protein, translating into MTGEIKHLVNNERYRILIIDGETYIMDIESSFWKIIFPFLFWLLPNRVFKVEDQALVEQLQTEEMERKGISGMTAIAGISYAGGISLAPLMDYFNVPMSPLVNILLLLLAVILVGLLYFSANCNQKRKLNDVIVLEALPKNKIWIRPSSIKHFLNVLMSYIFFLGFNIFGILVYLQSRNVMVLIIVSLLLFVFLLINRKTVKEGNATVKVKK
- a CDS encoding IS4 family transposase gives rise to the protein MIANNDKENQLPKELKSAFDELNILKHLRDAGINKNLGFTCAYIFKLIFCLIFEGKNWFRLLQSKKSDSLPEKNAIYRFLNNPRYNWRRFLLSLSAATISKVSTLTKNDRPRVLIVDDSSYERNRSKKVELLARCFDHASQKMRYYKGFRMLTLGWSDGATFMPIDFSLLSSQKAVINGINESIDKRTSGYKRRQEALQKAPEQLPGMIKRAFSKGIDASYVLMDSWFTQQPLIGSIVEQGVDVIGMVKDTNQRYLVNDNWVGLKQLYRLAKPTAHHKNILRSIHTTMKNGVDVKIVFIRNRNKKSEWLAILSTDCTLTEQEIIRIYGMRWDIEVFFKATKSLLKLQKEFQGRSYDSLIAHTTIVFTRYILLSWQNRCSTDDRTLGGMFYELCDEVKELDWAVALQQLIELLEDALKKTNSKFKKLIKSQLQHWAAGLPNYIKVYLPNLCCES